One window of the Rhodococcus sovatensis genome contains the following:
- the efeU gene encoding iron uptake transporter permease EfeU → MSVLAAGSAPSIATQMFGSGLIGLREGLETGIVVMILVAFLVKADRRDALKWVWLGVGIAVAMVALIFFVIHYGTSTVTGLTAEIIAGLASLVAVAIVTAMVLWMRTAAKDMSGELRSGMERALTVGPIAVLTLSFFAVGREGVETALLMVGYAENTNGSLWPLLGLLVGIVVAAVLTVFLYFGAIRIDFAVFFKYTGIFLIVVAAGILAYGIRALQIGGLLPGGSSIAFDITAHYDASSWYGTVLAGIFNFRPEPTVLQAVGWLLYLVIVLFLFLRPVRVPEPALTS, encoded by the coding sequence GTGTCCGTACTCGCCGCCGGTTCGGCACCTTCGATCGCCACACAGATGTTCGGCAGTGGTTTGATCGGGCTTCGCGAAGGGCTCGAGACCGGCATCGTCGTCATGATCCTGGTGGCGTTTCTCGTCAAGGCCGACCGCCGCGACGCCCTGAAGTGGGTGTGGCTGGGCGTCGGAATCGCCGTCGCGATGGTTGCCCTGATCTTCTTCGTCATCCACTACGGCACCTCGACGGTCACCGGCCTCACCGCCGAGATCATCGCCGGACTCGCCTCCCTCGTGGCCGTCGCCATCGTCACGGCGATGGTGCTGTGGATGCGCACTGCAGCCAAGGACATGTCGGGCGAGCTGCGTTCCGGGATGGAGCGGGCACTCACCGTCGGGCCGATCGCCGTTCTGACGTTGTCCTTCTTCGCCGTGGGTCGCGAAGGCGTCGAGACCGCATTGCTGATGGTCGGCTACGCGGAGAACACGAACGGAAGTCTCTGGCCGCTGCTCGGGTTGCTCGTGGGCATCGTCGTCGCTGCAGTACTAACGGTGTTCCTGTACTTCGGCGCCATTCGAATCGACTTCGCCGTGTTCTTCAAATACACGGGCATCTTTCTCATCGTCGTCGCCGCAGGAATTCTGGCGTACGGCATTCGGGCGCTCCAGATCGGCGGTCTGCTTCCAGGCGGCAGTTCCATCGCATTCGACATCACCGCTCACTACGACGCCTCGAGCTGGTACGGGACCGTACTGGCCGGCATCTTCAACTTCCGACCCGAACCCACTGTCCTTCAGGCCGTCGGTTGGCTGCTCTACCTCGTCATCGTTCTGTTCCTGTTTCTCCGGCCGGTTCGCGTTCCCGAGCCTGCACTCACCTCATGA
- a CDS encoding lytic transglycosylase domain-containing protein, with protein sequence MGRVKSRLGWVLTVLSAGLIVAACGSTEPPRDIPEGIPPGAGTPVPEIDFNAQGRTADLLLAWADPQADALNISAPALAAYAHAAAIMSDTSPGCGIAWTTLAGIGYIESRHGTYQGSTVAPDGTVFPVIRGIPLDGGPGIAEIPDTDGGVLDGDTVHDRAMGPMQFIPETWKKWGVDANGDAIADPDNLDDAALTAARYLCARGGDLATAEGWERALMAYNQSGVYLRDVRDAAAAYSVGTSA encoded by the coding sequence ATGGGAAGAGTGAAGAGTCGTCTGGGCTGGGTGCTCACCGTGCTGTCCGCGGGACTGATCGTGGCGGCGTGCGGCTCGACGGAACCGCCGCGCGACATTCCCGAGGGCATCCCTCCCGGGGCCGGCACACCCGTCCCGGAAATAGATTTCAACGCGCAAGGCCGAACGGCCGATCTGCTGCTCGCCTGGGCCGATCCGCAGGCGGACGCCCTGAACATCTCGGCACCGGCACTCGCCGCATACGCCCACGCTGCGGCAATCATGTCCGATACCTCGCCGGGATGCGGCATCGCCTGGACGACCCTCGCCGGCATCGGATACATCGAGAGCAGGCACGGCACTTACCAGGGTTCGACGGTCGCGCCCGATGGCACCGTGTTCCCCGTGATCCGCGGAATACCACTCGACGGCGGTCCCGGAATCGCCGAAATCCCGGACACGGATGGCGGTGTACTCGACGGCGACACCGTCCACGATCGTGCGATGGGACCGATGCAGTTCATCCCCGAGACCTGGAAGAAGTGGGGCGTCGACGCCAACGGCGACGCAATCGCCGACCCGGACAATCTCGACGACGCGGCCCTCACTGCCGCTCGATACCTGTGCGCGCGCGGCGGCGATCTGGCCACCGCCGAGGGCTGGGAACGAGCGCTGATGGCGTACAACCAATCCGGCGTCTACCTCCGGGATGTTCGCGACGCCGCCGCGGCCTACTCCGTCGGAACCAGCGCCTAA
- the eno gene encoding phosphopyruvate hydratase — protein MAIIEQVGAREILDSRGNPTVEVEVALDDGTLTRAAVPSGASTGEHEAVELRDGGERYGGKGVEKAVNAVLDEIAPAVIGLDAIEQRAVDQVLLDLDGTPSKSRLGANSLLGVSLAVAKAAAESAGLELFRYLGGPNAHILPVPMMNIINGGAHADSGVDVQEFMIAPIGAPTFKESLRWGAEVYHSLKGVLKAKGLSTGLGDEGGFAPDLAGTKAALDLILEAIEKTGLKPGQDIALALDVAATEFYTAGTGYAFERETKSAEQMSAFYGELVDAYPLVSIEDPLDENDWDGWVALTEAIGDKVQLVGDDLFVTNPERLEDGIVKGAANALLVKVNQIGTLTETLDAVELAHRNGYKTMMSHRSGETEDTTIADLAVAVGSGQIKTGAPARSERVAKYNQLLRIEEALGDAARYAGELAFPRFNYEG, from the coding sequence GTGGCCATCATTGAGCAGGTCGGAGCTCGCGAGATCCTCGACTCCCGTGGCAACCCCACGGTCGAGGTCGAGGTCGCATTGGACGACGGAACCCTGACCCGTGCGGCAGTCCCCTCCGGCGCATCCACCGGAGAGCACGAAGCCGTCGAGCTTCGTGACGGCGGCGAGCGCTACGGCGGCAAGGGCGTCGAGAAGGCAGTCAACGCAGTTCTCGACGAGATCGCCCCGGCCGTCATCGGCCTCGACGCCATCGAGCAGCGCGCTGTCGACCAGGTTCTGCTCGATCTCGACGGCACCCCGAGCAAGTCCCGCCTCGGCGCGAACTCCCTGCTGGGCGTGTCGCTTGCTGTTGCCAAGGCTGCAGCCGAGTCCGCAGGCCTCGAGCTCTTCCGCTACCTCGGTGGCCCGAACGCACACATCCTGCCCGTCCCGATGATGAACATCATCAACGGTGGCGCCCACGCAGACAGTGGCGTCGACGTGCAGGAATTCATGATCGCTCCGATCGGTGCACCGACGTTCAAGGAGTCCCTGCGCTGGGGCGCCGAGGTGTACCACTCGCTCAAGGGCGTCCTCAAGGCAAAGGGCCTGTCGACGGGTCTCGGCGACGAGGGCGGCTTCGCTCCCGACCTGGCCGGAACCAAGGCTGCGCTCGACCTCATCCTCGAAGCCATCGAGAAGACCGGTCTCAAGCCCGGTCAGGACATCGCGCTTGCGCTCGACGTTGCGGCCACCGAGTTCTACACCGCGGGTACCGGCTACGCCTTCGAGCGTGAGACCAAGTCGGCCGAGCAGATGTCGGCGTTCTACGGCGAACTCGTCGACGCTTACCCGCTCGTCTCCATCGAGGATCCGCTCGACGAGAACGACTGGGACGGATGGGTCGCGCTCACCGAGGCAATCGGTGACAAGGTGCAGCTCGTCGGCGACGATCTCTTCGTCACCAACCCGGAGCGTCTCGAAGACGGCATCGTCAAGGGTGCTGCCAATGCGCTGCTGGTGAAGGTCAACCAGATCGGCACGCTCACCGAGACCCTCGACGCGGTCGAGCTCGCGCATCGCAACGGTTACAAGACGATGATGAGCCACCGTTCCGGCGAGACCGAGGACACCACCATCGCTGACCTGGCAGTTGCCGTCGGCAGCGGCCAGATCAAGACCGGTGCCCCGGCTCGTAGCGAGCGCGTCGCCAAGTACAACCAGTTGCTGAGAATCGAAGAAGCTCTCGGTGACGCGGCGCGTTACGCGGGCGAGCTGGCTTTCCCCCGGTTCAATTACGAGGGATAG
- a CDS encoding septum formation initiator family protein, protein MAARRGRPGTSPNGRDPGPRGRKSSRSRSTGAASGDQRSSGQPAPEPSDQARDAVVAGRAAPRRVSARASSGGGERTFFGLSTARAVILAVVVCALALTLAMPLRTYFSQRAELEQVAAEHDDLVEEVAALELEKAQLNDPTRIAAEARTRLRWVMPGETPYTVQLPGDVGPTEEEADDAKKSEGPWYRDLWESAVQPQGSVEEPELVPDRAVLPEPAPEIEGGPVG, encoded by the coding sequence ATGGCGGCACGACGAGGACGACCTGGGACAAGTCCGAACGGACGTGATCCCGGGCCTCGTGGCCGTAAGTCATCTCGCAGTCGGTCGACGGGAGCTGCGTCGGGAGACCAACGCAGCTCCGGTCAGCCGGCGCCCGAACCGTCGGACCAGGCGCGTGACGCGGTCGTCGCTGGACGCGCGGCGCCCCGGCGGGTCAGTGCTCGCGCCTCCTCGGGCGGTGGCGAGCGGACGTTCTTCGGACTGTCGACGGCACGAGCGGTCATCCTCGCTGTCGTGGTGTGCGCGCTGGCGTTGACACTCGCCATGCCCTTGCGGACGTATTTCTCGCAGCGCGCCGAGCTCGAACAGGTGGCAGCGGAGCACGACGACCTCGTCGAAGAGGTAGCGGCTCTCGAACTCGAGAAAGCTCAACTCAACGACCCGACGCGCATCGCAGCCGAGGCTCGAACTCGTCTGCGATGGGTCATGCCGGGGGAGACGCCGTACACGGTCCAGCTGCCGGGTGACGTCGGACCGACCGAAGAAGAGGCCGACGACGCCAAGAAGTCCGAGGGTCCCTGGTACCGGGACCTGTGGGAATCTGCGGTCCAACCGCAGGGATCAGTGGAAGAACCAGAATTGGTGCCGGACCGGGCTGTACTTCCCGAGCCGGCCCCCGAAATCGAAGGAGGACCGGTCGGGTGA
- a CDS encoding DUF501 domain-containing protein, with translation MSSAVSKEDLDAVAAQLGREPRGVLEIAYRSPDGRPGVVKTAPKLPDGTPFPTLFYLTDPRLTAEASRQESAGVMREMTERLGTDSELAAGYRRAHESYLAERNEIESLDTDFTGGGMPDRVKCLHVLIAHSLAKGPGLNPLGDESVALAAETSLRGTAIPADWPTIAELRGETS, from the coding sequence GTGAGCTCGGCAGTCTCGAAAGAAGATCTCGACGCCGTAGCGGCTCAACTCGGACGTGAGCCTCGCGGTGTACTGGAGATTGCGTACCGATCTCCCGACGGTCGCCCCGGCGTCGTGAAAACCGCTCCCAAGCTGCCCGACGGCACTCCGTTCCCGACACTGTTCTATCTGACGGATCCCCGGTTGACGGCCGAGGCGAGCCGTCAGGAATCCGCTGGGGTCATGCGTGAGATGACCGAGCGCTTGGGGACCGATTCGGAGTTGGCTGCCGGCTATCGCCGCGCCCACGAGTCCTACCTCGCCGAACGCAACGAAATCGAATCCCTCGACACCGATTTCACCGGTGGAGGCATGCCCGATCGCGTCAAGTGCCTGCATGTTCTCATCGCGCATTCACTCGCCAAGGGGCCTGGACTCAACCCCCTCGGCGATGAGTCGGTGGCGCTCGCCGCTGAAACCTCGTTGCGCGGCACCGCAATTCCGGCCGACTGGCCTACCATCGCTGAACTTCGCGGAGAGACTTCATGA
- a CDS encoding Ppx/GppA phosphatase family protein: MTRVAAIDCGTNSIRLLIADIKDGVLTDVVREMRVVRLGQGVDATGSFAPEAIERTRVALEEYAGMIRESGASALRMVATSATRDASNREDFFAMTRAILDPIVPGSVAEVITGDEEARLSFTGAVGELDAAGAPFVVVDLGGGSTELVLGDTKGVRAAFSANIGCVRLTERFLHSDPPTAEEIAGARAYAREKLYEAFEDVPIGDASSWVGVAGTMTTIAAIASGLQEYDAEKVHLTRVPFSELFEVCDRLVNMTRAERAALGPMHPGRVDVIGGGSIVCSVLAEEFERRGAVSTLVVSEHDILDGIALSVK; the protein is encoded by the coding sequence ATGACTCGGGTAGCTGCCATCGACTGCGGTACCAACTCGATCAGGCTGTTGATCGCCGACATCAAGGACGGTGTGCTCACCGACGTGGTTCGCGAGATGCGGGTGGTACGTCTCGGGCAGGGCGTCGATGCGACGGGTTCCTTTGCACCAGAGGCGATCGAGCGCACGCGCGTGGCGCTCGAGGAGTACGCCGGCATGATCCGTGAGAGTGGTGCATCTGCGCTGCGGATGGTTGCAACCTCCGCCACGCGGGATGCGTCGAACCGCGAGGATTTCTTCGCGATGACGCGCGCGATTCTCGATCCGATCGTGCCCGGTTCGGTGGCGGAGGTCATCACCGGCGACGAGGAGGCGCGGTTGTCGTTTACGGGTGCTGTCGGCGAACTCGATGCTGCTGGTGCGCCTTTCGTGGTCGTCGACCTCGGTGGCGGTTCTACCGAGCTCGTGCTCGGTGATACGAAAGGTGTTCGTGCCGCATTCTCGGCGAACATCGGTTGCGTCCGGTTGACCGAACGATTCCTGCACAGCGATCCGCCCACCGCCGAGGAGATCGCGGGAGCGAGAGCGTATGCGCGGGAGAAGCTGTACGAGGCGTTCGAGGATGTGCCGATCGGGGATGCGTCGAGCTGGGTCGGGGTCGCCGGCACCATGACGACGATTGCCGCGATCGCGTCGGGACTGCAGGAGTACGACGCGGAGAAGGTGCACCTGACGCGGGTGCCGTTCAGTGAGCTGTTCGAGGTCTGCGACCGACTGGTCAATATGACGCGCGCAGAACGAGCGGCGTTGGGCCCCATGCATCCTGGGCGGGTCGACGTCATCGGCGGTGGATCGATCGTGTGCAGCGTACTCGCCGAGGAGTTCGAGCGGCGCGGTGCTGTGAGCACCCTGGTGGTCAGCGAGCACGACATTCTCGACGGGATTGCACTGTCGGTGAAGTAG
- a CDS encoding short-chain fatty acid transporter: MTTSDTQAPPEKGLARAAQALARATEKWFPDAYIFALVGVIVVAVAAFANGSSPQNVVDAFGNGFWDLTAFTLQMAMVVLTGYVVATSPPVARLITRLALMPNSPSSAVSFVALLSCSVSFLNWGLSLVFSGLLARAIARRDDLRVDYRALGAAAFMGLGAVWALGMSSSAAQLQATAASLPPTLLSVTGVLDFGKTIFTWQSLLTCLIITVITVVIAHLSAPKGAAIKTAESMEVDLDDTIKAPAPRTRPGEWLEYSRILPLLAGAMTLGWLVSQLLTLPVLSVVSSLNGYLLVFLMLGLVLHGTPRRFLDAVTRAVPATAGILVQFPLYASMAAILTKAEGRGGVTISEHLANFFTDIGSGGGFAVVIAVYTVILGLFVPSGGGKWLVEAPYVMQSATDVQMNLGWTVQIYNVAEALPNLSNPFFMLPLLAVLGLRARDLIGFTFLQFIFHFPVVLLLVWLLGMTFEFVPPVIPGQ, translated from the coding sequence ATGACGACAAGTGATACGCAGGCACCACCGGAGAAGGGGCTCGCGCGCGCCGCGCAGGCCCTGGCCCGAGCAACCGAGAAATGGTTTCCCGACGCCTATATCTTCGCGCTGGTAGGCGTCATCGTCGTTGCGGTTGCCGCGTTCGCGAACGGATCGTCGCCGCAGAACGTGGTGGACGCCTTCGGCAACGGCTTCTGGGATCTGACGGCGTTCACGCTGCAGATGGCGATGGTGGTGTTGACCGGGTACGTGGTCGCGACGTCGCCGCCCGTTGCTCGGCTGATCACCCGCTTGGCTCTGATGCCGAATAGCCCCAGCAGTGCCGTGAGTTTCGTAGCGCTGCTGTCGTGTTCGGTGTCGTTTCTCAATTGGGGACTGAGTCTCGTCTTCAGTGGTCTACTCGCTCGTGCGATTGCGCGTCGCGACGATCTTCGCGTCGACTACCGCGCGTTGGGTGCAGCCGCGTTCATGGGCCTCGGCGCCGTGTGGGCGCTCGGAATGTCCTCGTCCGCAGCACAGTTGCAGGCCACCGCCGCGTCGCTGCCTCCGACGTTGCTGTCGGTCACCGGTGTACTCGACTTCGGCAAGACCATCTTCACGTGGCAGTCGCTGCTGACGTGCCTGATCATCACCGTGATCACCGTCGTCATAGCGCACCTGTCGGCGCCCAAGGGTGCAGCGATCAAGACCGCGGAAAGTATGGAGGTCGATCTCGACGACACCATCAAGGCGCCTGCTCCACGTACCAGGCCGGGCGAGTGGTTGGAGTACAGCCGAATTCTGCCGCTCCTCGCCGGTGCCATGACGCTGGGTTGGCTTGTCTCGCAACTGTTGACGTTGCCTGTGCTGTCCGTGGTCAGTTCGCTGAACGGTTACCTGTTGGTGTTCCTCATGCTCGGTCTGGTGCTGCACGGAACGCCGAGGCGATTCCTGGATGCGGTCACCAGGGCTGTTCCGGCGACGGCGGGCATTCTGGTGCAGTTTCCGTTGTATGCGTCGATGGCCGCCATCCTGACCAAGGCGGAAGGTAGGGGAGGCGTCACGATCTCCGAGCATCTGGCGAACTTCTTCACCGACATCGGCAGTGGAGGGGGATTCGCCGTGGTCATCGCCGTCTATACCGTGATTCTGGGGCTGTTCGTGCCTTCCGGTGGCGGCAAGTGGCTCGTCGAGGCGCCGTACGTCATGCAGTCGGCGACAGATGTGCAGATGAACCTCGGCTGGACCGTCCAGATCTACAACGTCGCCGAAGCTCTGCCGAACCTGAGCAACCCGTTCTTCATGCTTCCCCTGCTGGCGGTTCTGGGTCTGCGAGCCCGTGATCTGATCGGATTCACGTTCCTGCAGTTCATCTTCCACTTTCCCGTGGTCCTGCTGCTCGTCTGGTTGCTCGGTATGACCTTCGAGTTCGTGCCGCCGGTGATCCCGGGGCAGTAG
- a CDS encoding IS3 family transposase (programmed frameshift), with translation MSSGSQKRYPPELRERAVRMVAEIQHEHTSEWAAIESVAGKLGIGTAQTLHNWIRKAQTDTGQRPGVTSEMAAEMKKLRAENRELKRANEILKSASGFLCGGARPQQQVIIDYIENNKQEYGVEPICRVLTEHGCPIAPSTYYEARSRAASKRAVRDEQLKVEISRIHDENYSVYGARKVWLQLRREDVDVARCTVERLMSMLGLEGARRGKKKRTTIADPQGQRADDLVQRKFNPIGPNVLWVADFTYVSTWSGWVYVAFVIDAYSRRILGWRTSTRMTTPLVLDAIEHAIWTRRRDGITDLSGLIHHHDRGSQYAPASGRDPHSIAFTERLTEAGIDASIGTTGDSYDNALAETINGLYKTELIKPQGPWRTVEHVEIATLEWVDWFNHRRLYEHCGDIPPAELEALYYGEHGTQRIAEFSN, from the exons ATGTCGTCAGGATCGCAGAAGAGGTACCCGCCGGAGTTGCGTGAGCGTGCGGTGCGGATGGTCGCCGAAATCCAGCACGAACACACCTCGGAGTGGGCGGCGATCGAGTCGGTCGCGGGCAAGCTCGGCATCGGGACCGCGCAGACCTTGCACAACTGGATCCGGAAGGCTCAGACCGATACCGGCCAGCGCCCCGGCGTGACCAGTGAGATGGCGGCGGAGATGAAGAAGCTCCGTGCAGAGAACCGAGAACTCAAGCGCGCCAACGAAATACTGAAGTCGGCGTCGG GTTTTCTTTGCGGCGGAGCTCGACCGCAACAACAAGTGATCATCGACTACATCGAAAACAACAAACAGGAGTACGGCGTCGAGCCGATCTGCAGGGTGCTCACCGAGCACGGCTGCCCGATCGCGCCGTCCACCTACTACGAGGCCCGCAGTCGTGCAGCATCGAAACGAGCCGTACGTGATGAACAGCTGAAGGTCGAAATCAGCCGGATCCATGACGAGAACTACTCGGTCTACGGCGCACGCAAAGTCTGGCTGCAATTACGACGAGAGGACGTCGATGTGGCCCGCTGCACCGTTGAACGACTGATGAGCATGCTCGGCCTCGAAGGGGCGCGACGTGGCAAGAAGAAGCGCACCACCATCGCTGACCCACAGGGGCAGCGGGCGGATGATCTGGTGCAACGCAAGTTCAACCCAATCGGACCAAATGTGTTGTGGGTAGCGGACTTTACGTATGTCTCGACGTGGTCGGGGTGGGTGTATGTGGCGTTCGTGATCGATGCCTACTCCCGGCGAATCCTCGGGTGGCGGACTTCGACCAGGATGACCACCCCTCTGGTTCTCGATGCGATCGAACACGCGATCTGGACGAGACGACGGGACGGCATCACAGACCTGTCGGGACTGATTCACCACCACGACCGCGGCTCGCAATATGCCCCCGCGAGCGGGAGGGACCCCCACTCGATTGCCTTCACCGAGCGGCTGACTGAGGCCGGCATCGATGCCTCGATCGGAACGACCGGGGACAGCTACGACAACGCCCTCGCGGAGACGATAAACGGCCTGTACAAGACCGAACTGATCAAGCCGCAGGGACCGTGGCGAACGGTCGAACACGTAGAAATCGCCACGTTGGAATGGGTGGACTGGTTCAACCACCGCAGACTGTACGAGCATTGCGGAGACATCCCACCAGCGGAACTCGAGGCCCTCTACTACGGTGAACACGGAACTCAGCGCATCGCGGAGTTCTCAAACTAG
- a CDS encoding DUF433 domain-containing protein — translation MAVTVTSLLDRQIYLYSEVDHLVGLRSGTARRWINGYTRSGRDYAPILREQPQTTEWVTWGEFVETRILAEYRDQKSVPTAHLRAAVFTLREQFGLEYPLATMRPYLVAGSEGLEMDRQAVEGVDGRLVVHTGQLILSDGLPVMERAVLAETESGDQIAEQLTDGEFPGIVMHPARFGGQPTFLGRRVSVATIAGMVADGDPAEAVAADYGLSIAEVRSAIAYAAQHRLSA, via the coding sequence ATGGCCGTGACCGTCACAAGCCTTCTCGACCGCCAGATCTACCTCTACAGCGAGGTCGATCACCTTGTCGGGCTTCGGTCAGGTACGGCTCGACGGTGGATCAATGGCTACACCAGGTCGGGACGGGACTATGCACCCATCTTGCGTGAGCAACCGCAGACAACGGAATGGGTGACCTGGGGCGAGTTCGTTGAGACCAGAATCCTGGCCGAATACCGCGATCAGAAGTCCGTTCCGACAGCGCACCTGCGAGCGGCTGTGTTTACCCTGCGTGAGCAGTTCGGGCTGGAATACCCGCTCGCAACGATGCGGCCGTACCTCGTCGCGGGCAGCGAGGGCCTCGAAATGGATCGCCAAGCCGTAGAAGGTGTCGACGGCCGACTCGTCGTGCACACTGGCCAACTGATTCTCAGTGACGGCTTGCCCGTAATGGAGCGTGCAGTGCTCGCCGAGACCGAGTCCGGTGACCAGATCGCCGAACAGCTGACCGACGGAGAATTCCCGGGAATCGTGATGCATCCCGCCCGGTTCGGTGGCCAACCGACATTCCTCGGGCGACGGGTGTCCGTGGCGACCATCGCGGGCATGGTTGCCGATGGAGATCCAGCGGAAGCGGTGGCTGCGGACTACGGGCTCAGTATCGCCGAGGTTCGCTCGGCGATAGCGTACGCAGCTCAACACCGTCTCTCGGCGTAG
- a CDS encoding HigA family addiction module antitoxin: MAATTRAHDPITPGGILLTEFLEPLGITQYRLAQATGLPQTRISQIVRGKRAITTGTALRLSKALGVDDRFWINIQIDYDLETERDLHADDLARVITLVAN; the protein is encoded by the coding sequence ATGGCCGCAACAACGAGGGCACACGACCCGATCACCCCCGGCGGAATACTGCTGACCGAATTCCTGGAGCCGCTGGGCATCACTCAGTACCGCCTCGCCCAAGCCACCGGACTCCCCCAAACCCGAATCAGCCAAATTGTCCGCGGCAAACGCGCGATCACCACCGGCACAGCCCTACGCCTGTCCAAAGCCCTCGGCGTCGACGACCGCTTCTGGATAAACATCCAGATCGACTACGACCTCGAAACCGAGCGAGACCTCCACGCCGACGACTTAGCCAGGGTCATCACCCTCGTAGCCAACTGA
- a CDS encoding Fur family transcriptional regulator: MAIAPDNAQRLRAAGLRVTQPRIVVMDAVHLHPHAHTDSIYTFARTVLPAVSRQAVYDVLDALTSVGLVRRIQPAGHAARYEMRVGDNHHHIVCRSCGLIADADCAVGEAPCLSPSHNHGFVVDEAEVIYWGSCPECASKNLVTARDHSPIQSTGKEHA, encoded by the coding sequence ATGGCAATCGCACCGGACAATGCTCAGCGGTTGCGTGCCGCCGGCCTGCGCGTCACGCAGCCACGCATCGTGGTGATGGACGCTGTCCACCTCCACCCGCATGCGCACACGGACTCCATCTACACTTTCGCGCGCACCGTTCTGCCCGCTGTGTCACGTCAGGCCGTCTACGACGTGCTCGACGCCTTGACGTCGGTCGGCCTGGTGCGTCGTATCCAGCCTGCAGGCCATGCTGCTCGCTACGAGATGCGTGTGGGAGACAATCACCACCACATCGTCTGTCGTAGTTGCGGTCTCATCGCCGACGCCGACTGCGCTGTCGGGGAAGCCCCATGTCTGTCGCCCTCGCACAATCACGGTTTCGTGGTCGACGAGGCCGAGGTCATCTACTGGGGTTCGTGCCCTGAGTGTGCATCCAAGAATTTGGTCACAGCACGTGATCACAGCCCAATTCAGTCCACCGGAAAGGAACACGCGTGA